The genomic segment AATCGAACACCGCTACAGCGGCGCTGTCTCCTCGATGCTGATTTCCGGGGCCACCGGAACTTTGCTAACCTATGCCTATACTGCTGCGCTAGCGCATTTTCCCGGCATGGGACTGCCTGAAATTTTACGGGCCTATTGGCCGCGGTGGCTCGTCTCGCCCATTATGGTTTATGTGGCGATTATTTGCTTCGTATCGTCTACTATTGTCGTGGCCGCCTTTGCGATCATGATCAACCGCTTTTTCAATCCGGAGCTGAATCCGCTGGTCATTTTATGCCTGCTCGTTATTGCCTGCAGCTATGCGGCCTCACGCTCGACGTTATCCGTACAGCATATTATCGAAGTTGGACTGCTGCTCAATGCGCCGATTATTTTTTTCGTGCTGTTCAAAATGGTGAGAAGCCCGCAGCTAAATTGGGATGCCATTCATACCGTCGCCAATTTTGTCATGGTGCGTCCAGAGCTTGGCTCTATTGCCGCCGGGGTATTTGTATTCACCGGATTTTTCAACCTGTCGATTTTCAATCGTCTACTGCCGCCGAATTTCAGCTATACGTATCGCTGGCTCGTACCGATATTTGGCATGATAATTTTGAGCATTTCCTTCTTCGTGCCAATCGGATTCCATGGCACTGAAGCGGTAGAAGAATACCTTTATGTATGGAGCATGACTGCTGACTCGATTACGCTGCAATACGGCTTTATCGAACGGGTATTGTTTCTGTTCCTGATTGTGTATCTAAATCTATCGCTCATTTATACGAT from the Paenibacillus sp. BIHB 4019 genome contains:
- a CDS encoding GerAB/ArcD/ProY family transporter, with product MTRYFFYNFFLTSFVNLMLYVPHILIEHRYSGAVSSMLISGATGTLLTYAYTAALAHFPGMGLPEILRAYWPRWLVSPIMVYVAIICFVSSTIVVAAFAIMINRFFNPELNPLVILCLLVIACSYAASRSTLSVQHIIEVGLLLNAPIIFFVLFKMVRSPQLNWDAIHTVANFVMVRPELGSIAAGVFVFTGFFNLSIFNRLLPPNFSYTYRWLVPIFGMIILSISFFVPIGFHGTEAVEEYLYVWSMTADSITLQYGFIERVLFLFLIVYLNLSLIYTMSCWHQAMEFIKSCFPKLKMATDFEETPVINYMICGVFAIAAVFYLYFSDERLEFMFTRYWLTAMLFSYIAIVISVFMLSRKERKSA